The DNA region CGCTTGACCTGATCGAGGAGGGTGTCAACGGCACGGTTCGCGCCCCCACGCCGGAAGCCCTCGCTGCTGGCCTCCTGCATACGCTCGCGCCCGAGCGCTTACACGTGATGCAAAAGGCGGCCCGTGAAAGTGCCACGCAATATGACCTGCCCACCCGGGCCGCCGCGCTTGAACAGATTTACGAGGAACTGATCGCGGAGAAAAGAAAGAGGAAGTGAGGATGGAGGCCAGAAATTTCGCCACTCCATCGGGGGGTTTATACCTTCATTTCTGCCAGGCGCTTCACGGCTTCGCGTAGTTGTTCGGGCGGTTGCACCAGGGCGAAGCGGACGAAGCCTTCGCCCCTTTCTCCGAAGGCGCGTCCGGGACTGAGAGCGACGCCGGTCTGTTCGGCGGCCCTGACGGCGTAGGCCAGACTGTCAGTGACGTTCGGCACCCGGGCCCAGGCGTACATACTGGCCTGCGGGGGCTGGACTTCCCAGCCAATGCCGTGCAGGGCAGGAATGAGGGCGTCGCGGCGGGCCTGGAACACGCCGGCCCCGGCGCGGCCCACCTCGTCGGGGAGGCCCAGGGCCAGCGCAGCGGCATACTGAATGCCCAGGTAGGGGTGGAAGTCGATGGCGCCTTTTACGCGGGCCAGGGCAGCGATGGCCTGGGCGTCCCCGGCAGCGAAGCCCACCCGGAAGCCGCCCATGTGGTGCGTTTTTGACAGCGAATGGAGTTCGACCACACCCGCCGTACCGGCCTCCAGGGCGGACGGAGCGCGGTAATCCCCAAACGTCAACTCGGCGTAGGGGTGGTCATGGATCAGCAGCGTGCCGCGTTCCCGGCACCACTGTGCGGCCTGCTGAAAAAAGGAAGGGGTGGCCACGGCGGAAGTGGGATTGTTCGGGTAATTCAGGAGCAGCACGCGGGGGTTTGCGTCGTCCGGCACGGCGTTCAGGTCAGGCAGGAAGCCGCGCTCCGGCAGCAGGGGTAAGGTCACGATATTCAGGCCCGCCACGGCCACGGCGCCCAGGTAAGGGGGGTAACACGGATCCGGCAGCAGAATCGAGTCGCCAGGATCGGTGACGGCCAGCAGCAGGTGTGCCAGGCCTTCCTGAGCGCCGATGAGGGGCAGCACTTCGGTGTCGGCGTTCAGGGTCACGCCAAAACGGCGCTTCAGGTAGGCGGCAGCCGCGTCGCGCATTGGTTGCGTATCGCTGAACAGCGGATAGCGGTAGGTGGCAGGGTCGTGCGTCGCC from Deinococcus fonticola includes:
- a CDS encoding aminotransferase class I/II-fold pyridoxal phosphate-dependent enzyme, translated to MWSSRRAAAVPGSVFSLMDAAKSRARGRGLDIIDLSIGSSDLQPPEPVLEALRQATHDPATYRYPLFSDTQPMRDAAAAYLKRRFGVTLNADTEVLPLIGAQEGLAHLLLAVTDPGDSILLPDPCYPPYLGAVAVAGLNIVTLPLLPERGFLPDLNAVPDDANPRVLLLNYPNNPTSAVATPSFFQQAAQWCRERGTLLIHDHPYAELTFGDYRAPSALEAGTAGVVELHSLSKTHHMGGFRVGFAAGDAQAIAALARVKGAIDFHPYLGIQYAAALALGLPDEVGRAGAGVFQARRDALIPALHGIGWEVQPPQASMYAWARVPNVTDSLAYAVRAAEQTGVALSPGRAFGERGEGFVRFALVQPPEQLREAVKRLAEMKV